A genomic segment from Nicotiana tabacum cultivar K326 chromosome 7, ASM71507v2, whole genome shotgun sequence encodes:
- the LOC107797467 gene encoding uncharacterized protein LOC107797467 translates to MFFSLSSQLLKHNILILIPILSFCFFVYIQFLPFFISFFLVGVLSFGLKMPMEGVMVEEPVLCGSPLGSTPSSPKSRIKFLCSHGGKILPQPADGHLKYVGGETRVISVPRDIKLSELMKKLTPQIEGDMVLKYQLVHEDLDALISVKTDEDLRHMLDEYDRCESAGIPRLRAFLFPAKPVVVDHHTTPPEPLEQRYIDAINGIIRAREAGIRVPPLSISHASFNISSACSSPRSPESCTTDGVIQESLLQSIFQNRSQLHKVQSSPSFYNVTSPQQHGFHHTPQSLQQQHLHYYNYRQPNYNGYQLSKPPPGPGDPLKGPERLVSVRSVGRAEGLRYQVDHNQHYYQSPARHSRGSGCCTKCMHYDDYGHCGERRNGSISPGSYSMEIGNGCPSPGGYSVERRTSSLSPSPIPLSPRFSNMAASGDT, encoded by the exons ATGTTCTTCTCTTTGTCATCTCAATTATTGAAACATAATATTCTTATTCTAATTCCAATTCTCTCCTTTTGTTTCTTTGTGTATATacaatttttacctttttttatttcatttttccttGTTGGGGTTttgtcatttggtttgaaaatGCCAATGGAAGGTGTAATGGTGGAGGAACCTGTTTTATGTGGTTCACCACTTGGGTCAACACCAAGCTCCCCTAAGAGTAGGATTAAATTTCTATGTAGCCATGGAGGAAAAATTCTTCCTCAGCCAGCTGATGGCCACCTCAAGTATGTTGGTGGTGAGACACGTGTTATCTCCGTTCCTCGGGACATTAAACTTTCAG AACTTATGAAGAAGCTTACTCCCCAAATTGAGGGTGATATGGTTCTCAAATATCAGTTAGTACATGAGGATCTTGATGCCTTGATCTCAGTAAAAACAGACGAGGATCTACGCCACATGTTAGATGAATATGATCGTTGTGAGAGTGCAGGAATCCCGAGGCTTCGTGCCTTCCTCTTCCCAGCAAAACCCGTCGTGGTAGACCACCATACAACGCCACCAGAACCTCTAGAACAACGATATATTGATGCCATTAATGGTATAATCCGTGCCAGGGAAGCAGGGATTCGGGTACCACCTCTAAGCATAAGTCATGCTTCTTTTAACATCTCCTCTGCTTGTTCTTCACCAAGATCTCCTGAGAGTTGCACTACTGATGGTGTAATCCAAGAGTCTTTGTTACAAAGTATTTTTCAGAATAGAAGTCAATTGCACAAAGTTCAGAGCTCACCTAGCTTTTACAATGTCACTAGCCCGCAGCAACACGGTTTCCATCATACCCCTCAATCACTGCAGCAGCAGCACCTTCACTATTACAACTATAGACAACCAAATTACAACGGGTACCAGTTAAGCAAACCTCCACCTGGTCCTGGTGATCCACTCAAAGGGCCAGAAAGGCTTGTTTCTGTTAGGTCTGTTGGCCGAGCTGAGGGCTTAAGGTATCAAGTGGATCATAATCAACATTACTATCAATCACCCGCTAGACACAGCCGTGGGAGTGGCTGTTGTACGAAATGTATGCACTACGATGACTATGGCCATTGTGGGGAAAGGAGAAATGGAAGTATATCGCCGGGCAGTTACTCTATGGAGATAGGAAATGGTTGTCCTTCTCCAGGTGGCTATTCTGTGGAAAGAAGAACCAGTAGTCTTTCTCCGAGTCCCATACCACTGAGTCCTCGCTTCTCCAATATGGCTGCCTCGGGGGATACTTGA